The DNA region GGGATCGAGAGGGTGAGCGCCTCCGCGTCGGGAGTGGCGTAGTCGAACAGGGTCGCGGCCGCGTCCAGCGCGGACGGGGCGGCGAAGCGGAGGCGGAGGTGGCCGCCGGGGATGCGCCGCTTGAGCTGCTCGGCGGTGCCCTCGGCGACGATCCGGCCGCCGTCGAGGAGGGCGATCCGGCCCGCGAGCCGGTCGGCCTCCTCCAGGTACTGGGTGGTCAGGAGGACCGTGACGCCCTGCTCCTGGACCAACCCCTCGATCAGTTCCCACATCGTCCGCCGGCTGCGCGGGTCGAGGCCGGTGGTCGGCTCGTCGAGGAAGATGATCCGGGGTTCGCCGACCAGGGTCATGGCCAGGTCGAGCTTGCGCCGCATGCCGCCGGAGAGGGTGGCGGCCGGCTTCCCGGACACCTCCACCAGGTCGAAGCGCCGTAACAGCTCGGCCGCCCGCCGCCGCCCCTCCCGACGGGGGAGGTGGTGCAGGTCGGCCATCAGGAGCAGGTTCTCCTCGGCCGTGAGCAGGTTGTCCACGGCAGAGAACTGGCCGGTGACGCCGATCGCGGAGCGGACCCCGTCGGCCTCCCG from Kitasatospora sp. NBC_00458 includes:
- a CDS encoding ATP-binding cassette domain-containing protein; this translates as MTPIGTPPTSTRPAPAQAIHAVGLTKSYEGRAVLDGIDLTVPEGTVFALLGPNGAGKTTTVEILSTLVPADAGTVRVAGHDLVREADGVRSAIGVTGQFSAVDNLLTAEENLLLMADLHHLPRREGRRRAAELLRRFDLVEVSGKPAATLSGGMRRKLDLAMTLVGEPRIIFLDEPTTGLDPRSRRTMWELIEGLVQEQGVTVLLTTQYLEEADRLAGRIALLDGGRIVAEGTAEQLKRRIPGGHLRLRFAAPSALDAAATLFDYATPDAEALTLSIPGDNSVVTLRAVLDILDSAGVRAESLTVHTPDLDDVFLTLTAEGGR